The sequence below is a genomic window from Tenacibaculum tangerinum.
ACTTGCATCGAAGTTCCGATAATTACTAAAATATCGGCTTGCGAAGTAATTTCAGCAGCCTTTTCTAAAAGCGGCACATCTTCACCAAACCAAACAATATGCGGGCGTAATTGGGCATTTTCTTCGCATACATCACCCATAACAATATCTTTATGCCAATCGTAAACAAGGTGTTTATTTTGAGTGCTACGCGCTTTTAACAATTCACCATGTAAATGAAGTACTTGGGTACTACCTGCTCGCTCATGCAAATCGTCTACATTTTGAGTGATAATGTCAACTTTAAAGTCATTTTCTAAAGAAGCCAGATTGTAATGTGCTTTGTTAGGAGCAACCTCTAAAAGTTGTCTTCTGCGTTGATTGTAAAAATCTAATACCAATGCAGGATTTGCACGAAACCCCTGCGGAGAAGCTACTTCGTAAATATCGTGCCCCTCCCACAAACCATCGGCATCTCTAAACGTTTTCAACCCACTTTCGGCACTCATTCCTGCCCCTGTTAATACCACCAATCGTTTTTTCATAGATAAAAAATAAAGTCAAAAAATTAATGTTAAAATATCTAGCGTGCCATTAAAAAGACACGAGCCTATTTCTCTGCGATTAAAAATAGGAAAAATTACTATGTTTGTTACATGATTGATGAAGGATTATTAGCGTATTTAGAAGGATACATTACAGAAAAAAGAAAAGAAACGTTTCACCGAGTTTTAAACGAACGAACACGTCATTTCACCGTAGTGTTAGAAGATATTTATCAGCCACACAATGCAAGTGCGGTGGTAAGAAGCTGCGATATTTTCGGAGTACAAGATGTATATGCGATTGAAAATAAATTCGTTAATAAAGTATCTAGGCATGTGGCAAAAGGAAGCCAGAAATGGTTAGACATTCATCGATATAAAGAAGATGGAGACAATACAAAAACTTGTTTAGAAGAATTACGAGCAAAAGGGTATCAAATTATAGGAACCACGCCACATACCAATTCTTGTATGTTAGCGGATTTTGACGTAACTAAAAAAACGGCGTTTGTTTTTGGTGCTGAAAAAGATGGAATTTCAGATGCTATCAAACAAGAAGCAGATGGATTTTTAAAAATTCCGATGGTAGGTTTTACCGAAAGTTTAAATATATCGGTAGCAGCGGCAATTACCCTACAAGATGTAACCACACGTTTAAAAAAAACAGCGGTCAACTGGCAACTTTCAGCAGAGGAAAAGAAGATGTTGTATTTTAAATGGATACAAAACACCCTTAAAGATCCAGAGAAACTCATAGCGCATTATTATAATAGACAGTAATCAATTTTGTATAAAATAGATGTCATAGTAAACAAGAGAGAAAAAATATAAGCTAAATGATAAGAAAGAAAATTATAGGTTTTGTTATTATTTTAATGGGCATGTTAGTCCTTTTTTATAAAGAAGATAGGTTTTGTGGTTGGGCAGGATGTGTTGATCTATCTTTGGAAAATATAATTATTAGTTTAATTTTAATACTGGTAGGAGCCTTGTTTTTTAAATAGTTGAGCTTAATACGTTATAGAAATCACGTTAAATGATATACCTATGAAAGAATTCATACTATTTATGGTTTTTTATTTCGCATTGAGGTTTACTGTCTCTTCGAGTAAAATTAGTTGAATGAAATGAAAATAATTTTGTATCGAGAAGTATTAGCATGTCTCTCGATAGCGCTGCTGAGCCTAGCCGAAGTACCATTTTTAAATCATTACTATCCTTAAAAATCACTCGAACTGATGGTATGCGAAAAAATTATTCGTTAATCGCCTCACGCGAGTATAGAATATCTACGACCTGCTGAAATAGAACTCAAAATCGGAATCAATAACTTTAAAAAGTCGCTTAAAAAAAGCTATAAAATTTAGTAGGTGTCCTAATCATAACGACACACGAAGCCTAATTGGAGTGATACTCCATGCCTAATTGGAGTTGTCTAGTCCTGAAATATGGCTACAGGTTAAAGATTGATTTTACCCTGATAATTTACATACCATATTTGGTGTTTTAAAGGCTAAAGATAAATGTAATCTTGTTTGGTTGTATAGATTGACAGCACTTTTTGTTGCTTTTCATGGTAACAGTTTGAATTTAAAGTT
It includes:
- a CDS encoding SIR2 family NAD-dependent protein deacylase, with translation MKKRLVVLTGAGMSAESGLKTFRDADGLWEGHDIYEVASPQGFRANPALVLDFYNQRRRQLLEVAPNKAHYNLASLENDFKVDIITQNVDDLHERAGSTQVLHLHGELLKARSTQNKHLVYDWHKDIVMGDVCEENAQLRPHIVWFGEDVPLLEKAAEITSQADILVIIGTSMQVYPAASLINYVSYDTPIYFIDPRPTITKNDFNNLTIIKEVASRGTDALITILKDLDG
- a CDS encoding TrmH family RNA methyltransferase is translated as MIDEGLLAYLEGYITEKRKETFHRVLNERTRHFTVVLEDIYQPHNASAVVRSCDIFGVQDVYAIENKFVNKVSRHVAKGSQKWLDIHRYKEDGDNTKTCLEELRAKGYQIIGTTPHTNSCMLADFDVTKKTAFVFGAEKDGISDAIKQEADGFLKIPMVGFTESLNISVAAAITLQDVTTRLKKTAVNWQLSAEEKKMLYFKWIQNTLKDPEKLIAHYYNRQ